Proteins from one Panicum virgatum strain AP13 chromosome 7K, P.virgatum_v5, whole genome shotgun sequence genomic window:
- the LOC120641523 gene encoding cut9-interacting protein scn1-like — MAAQAPARASSSAVRLFDAHCHLQDPRVAAVAPALIRAAAASGVARFAVNGTSEEDWHLVKRMAEDHPAVVPCFGLHPWWVPERSSDWMNSLRRFFDETPEAAVGEIGLDKGSHGKTIDFGEQVCT, encoded by the exons ATGGCCGCCCAGGCTCCggcgcgcgcctcctcctccgccgtgcgGCTCTTCGACGCGCACTGCCACCTCCAGGACCCCCGCGTCgcggccgtcgcgcccgccctcatacgcgccgccgccgcatccggcGTCGCCCGCTTCGCTGTCAACGGCACCTCCGAG GAGGACTGGCACCTGGTGAAGCGGATGGCCGAGGATCACCCCGCTGTCGTCCCCTGCTTCGGCCTGCACCCATG GTGGGTCCCCGAGAGGTCGTCGGACTGGATGAATTCGCTCCGGAGGTTCTTCGATGAAACCCCGGAGGCGGCTGTTGGGGAG ATTGGTCTGGACAAAGGTTCACACGGAAAAACCATCGACTTCGGAGAACAAGTATGTACTTAA